Genomic segment of Drosophila biarmipes strain raj3 chromosome 2L, RU_DBia_V1.1, whole genome shotgun sequence:
AACATGAAGACATAGAACTGAAAGCACAAGGAGTTGCCCAAAGTCAGGCTCCTGGGATAAAGCGGCGACATGAAGTGCTCCCTATATTTATATCCGGTGCCCGTTTCCATACGCATGAAATGACCCCTGAAGTCGCTTGCGAAGCTGTGATCACTTCGGGGACCCGTTGAGTTGGAGTGGAAATCATTAGCAACGCTGATCCTCTTCCAAGGACTGTTCCCGGCGGTTTGCGCAGTCCAACCACACTGGTCCTCCGCCTCAAAGTTGCAGAAGTAATTTCCCGTATCATTGGTCTTCAGACACTTGCCTAACTCTGTGCTCCAGTGCTCCCCGTTGCAGTAAGAGACTCTGTTTCCGTAAAGGACAAGACCTTCGACGCACTCGATCATAGCTTTTAACCCATCCGCTGTCAGGTTTCCATTCCTCGGGCTCTGATAGTCCTTGCAGCCCGTCTCTAGAGGAGTGCGAAAGTGATCGATTTACTTATGGACAGCctgttttttaaaagttaagtTATTTTGTCTTAAAGAAGTTACTTCGaagtaaaataaaactgagtattttttggattttatatAGGCCGTTTGTCaagaaaaactaattttataatttaataaattcaagGAGGCATTTACGAATGTATGTGCAATCTGCATAccttttaattttacttactTGCGCAGAATGATCGTTCCCCCCTTAGAAGACCTTTTGGGCAATCGTCAGATGAAAATTTCCTTCCTAAAAGGGTGTATCCGTCTTTGCACTCGAATGCCGGGGAACCTTTAGCTATCACCATCGTTCCATTTACCAAAGTTACGGGTTCTAAACAGTATTGGCTTGTTTTTCCaaagtgattaataaaaaacgcaGCCAGAGCCCAGAAAAATGAATAAGCTGCGAGAACCATGGCGGATTGTACgttatttaaaagttaaataagGACTGACGTGAGGTTTTTTGAATTCTATGAGTATAACTTTTGAAACAAGTTCGCTGCCGGAAGTGCAGATTGGCAGATTAGGGCAATGAGCaatgtacataaatatattttgtttatccgtggcaaacttttgttttattcgtcaccaaaaagttttgttccctcaaattaaaaaaagaaatctaCGAATATTAAGCCATTTTTTTAAGGCAGTCATCCAAGTGTCTGTCTTAAACTGATACCATATGGATACTAAAGAATCAAAGTCTTCCGTTGATAAAGTCCACATCGTCGATGCCAATGCTCCCGTTTAGAGAACTGGGATCCGCGAAAGTGAAGACCACCTGGAAATCGGTATCCATCTCATCGATGTGGACTGAATGGCTTTGCCACCGCGCACCCTGATTGCCGGACACAACGAGTTTGGTGGAGCTGAGGCATAAAAGGCTTATCATTATGAAAGTGGGTGCCTGCTTATTAACTTACTTCCCCCTGAAAGTCTTCCACATATCTTCGGCTGGCATTGAACCTGGCTTCACGGAGACCGTCAGGCTCTTCACTCCCGTCCCGAACATAAATAGTTGGAACTGAAAGCGTAAGGAGTTGCCCGCAGTGAGGTTCCTGGGGAGG
This window contains:
- the LOC108028939 gene encoding MAM and LDL-receptor class A domain-containing protein 1-like, which gives rise to MVIAKGSPAFECKDGYTLLGRKFSSDDCPKGLLRGERSFCAKTGCKDYQSPRNGNLTADGLKAMIECVEGLVLYGNRVSYCNGEHWSTELGKCLKTNDTGNYFCNFEAEDQCGWTAQTAGNSPWKRISVANDFHSNSTGPRSDHSFASDFRGHFMRMETGTGYKYREHFMSPLYPRSLTLGNSLCFQFYVFMFGRNVRSLGVSVKPESLDIDEMHIESVDVETLLDDEVMLKETTKFVRTGDQGAEWLRFSIPIDEMKEDFQVVFTAIETDNEFGDIGIDDVELTKGQCRSQPETSSETTKSTEPLTTSSTKSTFKGSFLKSGANSSNGWGKYTAGLFTSAMLVVLYK